A region of uncultured Desulfobacter sp. DNA encodes the following proteins:
- a CDS encoding prepilin peptidase, with protein MFPSFTFIAVISFIFGACIGSFLNVVIHRMPVGQSIVSPPSHCPACNNPIPFYFNIPIMSFLILKGKCGFCKAPISLRYPLVELITGLLALGIFFQLGLTPAALFYFIFGSVLIVISFIDLDHQIIPDKLSLPGIIIFSSSCLFVPQMDFVSVVWGILAGGGILYLVAFVYYYLRKHQGMGGGDIKLLAMIGAAIGVKGVFFTLFTGSVFGTIGGVTVLAISEKSEKKQVKIPFGPFLSLGALTYIFWGEGLIRWYIDLLH; from the coding sequence ATGTTTCCCTCATTCACTTTTATTGCTGTTATATCCTTTATTTTTGGAGCCTGTATCGGCAGTTTCCTCAACGTGGTGATCCACAGGATGCCGGTAGGTCAATCCATTGTGTCACCGCCCTCCCACTGCCCTGCATGCAACAATCCGATTCCATTTTATTTCAATATCCCGATCATGAGTTTTCTCATACTCAAGGGGAAATGCGGATTTTGTAAAGCACCCATCTCCTTACGCTACCCGCTGGTGGAGCTGATCACAGGATTATTAGCCCTGGGGATTTTTTTTCAACTCGGATTGACGCCTGCAGCACTTTTTTATTTTATATTCGGCTCTGTGCTCATTGTGATCTCTTTTATCGACCTGGACCATCAGATTATCCCGGACAAGCTGTCCCTTCCCGGAATTATCATTTTTTCCAGCTCCTGTCTTTTTGTACCCCAAATGGACTTTGTATCTGTGGTATGGGGCATCTTGGCAGGCGGAGGCATTTTATATCTTGTGGCTTTTGTATACTACTATCTTCGCAAGCACCAGGGTATGGGGGGCGGAGACATCAAGCTTTTAGCCATGATTGGCGCAGCCATCGGGGTAAAAGGGGTTTTTTTCACACTGTTTACAGGGTCTGTCTTCGGAACTATTGGCGGAGTGACTGTCTTGGCAATATCAGAAAAATCTGAAAAAAAGCAGGTAAAAATTCCATTTGGACCGTTTCTGTCCTTGGGCGCACTCACTTACATTTTCTGGGGAGAGGGCTTAATACGTTGGTACATCGACCTGCTGCATTAG
- the lon gene encoding endopeptidase La, which yields MAEADIDDLIEIIEKEGNVEEIPKVIPMMPVRDVVVFTDMLLPLFVGREKSIKAIEECVEFDRYVFLSVQKDSEMEKPGPSDVYEIGTIARVQKMIKMPDGRIKALVQGICKAKLVEFVQKRSFFKVRVETVSDTEPDSLDIEVEALMRNVKENSEKLLALKGDFAGDVGDLLSHIASPGKLADLVASNLNLKVEDAQSILETTDTVARLNRVNDLLARELDLSTVQAKIQTHVKDEISKNQRDYYLREQVKAIHRELGESDDKIAEIAEFKEKIKKCKMPEECEKEALKQLTRLDQMHFDSSEASVVRTYLDCIVELPWSKTTKDFLDIKKAQEILDQNHYGLDKAKERILEYLSVRKLNPKKKGQIICFVGPPGVGKTSLGRAIAKAMKRKFHRVSLGGIRDEAEIRGHRRTYIGAMPGRILQGLRQCGTKNPVFMLDEIDKLGNDFRGDPSSALLEALDPEQNSEFSDHYLNMPFDLSDVLFVLTANMADTIPSALLDRMELIHISGYTRQEKVVIAKEHLLPRKLKDNGLTRRAIQFSPNAMESIVSEYTLEAGLRELERKLDSVCRKIARQIAEGQKGRFAVTCQNLTKFLGPPQYINEMDQEESQVGLATGLAWTEVGGEHLYIEISLFPGKGELQLTGQIGEVMQESARAALTYTKANQEALGIDKEAFDVNDIHIHVPAGAIPKDGPSAGIAIATALVSAFTGKKVNNKVGMTGEISLRGRVLPIGGLKEKSLGALRAGIKTVIIPEKNKKDLHDIPKSVKSKLTFICVKDIREVLDLALEED from the coding sequence ATGGCAGAAGCAGATATTGATGATCTGATTGAAATAATAGAGAAAGAAGGCAATGTCGAAGAAATCCCAAAGGTGATTCCCATGATGCCGGTCCGGGATGTGGTGGTCTTCACAGACATGCTGCTTCCATTATTCGTCGGGCGGGAAAAATCCATCAAAGCCATTGAGGAGTGTGTGGAATTTGACCGGTATGTTTTTTTATCGGTCCAGAAAGACTCTGAAATGGAAAAGCCAGGTCCCTCTGATGTCTATGAGATCGGGACCATTGCCCGGGTCCAGAAGATGATCAAAATGCCTGACGGCAGGATAAAGGCGCTGGTACAGGGGATTTGTAAAGCAAAGCTTGTTGAATTTGTCCAAAAGCGTTCTTTTTTTAAGGTCCGGGTGGAGACTGTTTCTGATACTGAACCTGATTCTCTGGATATCGAAGTTGAAGCCCTGATGCGTAACGTCAAGGAAAACAGTGAAAAACTCTTAGCCCTTAAAGGTGATTTTGCAGGTGATGTGGGCGACCTGTTGTCCCATATTGCCTCCCCGGGTAAACTTGCGGATCTTGTGGCATCCAATCTCAACCTTAAGGTGGAGGATGCCCAGTCCATTTTAGAAACCACGGATACTGTGGCACGTTTAAACCGGGTCAATGATCTTTTAGCCAGAGAACTTGATTTGTCAACGGTTCAGGCTAAAATCCAAACCCATGTCAAAGACGAAATTTCTAAGAATCAAAGGGATTATTATCTTAGAGAGCAGGTTAAGGCCATCCATAGAGAACTTGGGGAAAGCGATGACAAGATTGCCGAAATCGCTGAATTTAAAGAAAAAATAAAAAAATGCAAGATGCCGGAAGAGTGCGAGAAAGAAGCCTTGAAGCAGTTGACCCGCCTGGATCAGATGCATTTCGATTCTTCCGAAGCCTCGGTGGTCAGGACGTATCTGGATTGTATTGTGGAATTGCCCTGGAGTAAAACGACTAAAGATTTCCTTGATATAAAGAAGGCCCAGGAAATTTTAGATCAAAATCATTACGGACTGGACAAGGCCAAGGAGCGAATTCTTGAGTATTTAAGCGTGCGTAAGCTCAATCCAAAGAAAAAAGGTCAGATTATTTGCTTTGTGGGCCCTCCGGGGGTGGGTAAAACGTCACTGGGACGTGCCATTGCCAAGGCCATGAAACGCAAGTTTCATCGTGTCTCTTTGGGGGGTATCCGTGATGAGGCAGAGATTCGGGGACACCGCAGAACCTATATTGGTGCCATGCCCGGAAGAATACTACAGGGTCTTCGTCAATGCGGCACTAAAAATCCGGTTTTTATGCTGGATGAAATTGACAAACTGGGCAATGATTTCAGAGGAGATCCATCTTCAGCACTTCTTGAAGCATTGGATCCTGAGCAGAACTCCGAGTTTTCAGACCATTACCTGAATATGCCCTTTGATCTGTCCGATGTGCTGTTTGTGCTGACAGCCAATATGGCGGACACCATTCCTTCGGCCCTGCTTGACAGAATGGAATTAATTCATATTTCAGGCTATACCCGCCAGGAAAAGGTGGTGATTGCCAAAGAACATCTTTTGCCAAGGAAGTTAAAAGATAACGGTTTGACCCGCCGTGCCATTCAATTCAGTCCCAATGCCATGGAATCCATTGTTTCCGAATATACGCTGGAAGCAGGTCTTCGGGAGCTGGAGCGCAAACTGGACTCTGTGTGCAGAAAAATTGCCCGTCAGATTGCAGAAGGGCAGAAAGGGCGGTTTGCCGTTACCTGCCAGAATTTAACCAAGTTCCTTGGGCCGCCTCAATATATAAATGAGATGGACCAGGAAGAGAGCCAGGTCGGTTTGGCCACGGGGCTTGCCTGGACCGAAGTGGGCGGGGAGCATCTCTATATTGAAATCTCACTGTTTCCAGGCAAGGGGGAGTTGCAGCTCACCGGACAGATCGGTGAAGTTATGCAGGAATCCGCCCGGGCTGCATTGACCTATACCAAGGCCAATCAGGAAGCCCTGGGGATAGATAAAGAAGCCTTTGATGTCAATGATATCCATATCCACGTACCCGCCGGCGCCATCCCCAAGGATGGTCCTTCGGCCGGTATCGCCATTGCCACAGCCCTGGTGTCGGCGTTTACCGGTAAAAAGGTGAATAACAAGGTGGGGATGACCGGAGAAATTTCTTTGCGGGGCAGGGTGTTGCCCATAGGTGGTCTCAAGGAAAAATCTTTAGGAGCGCTGAGGGCCGGCATTAAGACCGTGATTATTCCGGAAAAAAATAAAAAGGATCTGCATGACATTCCAAAATCTGTTAAATCCAAATTGACATTCATTTGTGTAAAGGATATCAGAGAAGTTCTGGATCTCGCCCTGGAAGAGGACTAA
- the tsaB gene encoding tRNA (adenosine(37)-N6)-threonylcarbamoyltransferase complex dimerization subunit type 1 TsaB, translated as MYLFALSTAEQGASLALFEDNVLVFESSLFNRQTHSKGLLPVIEQAVNTRPGMTIDRIDGFIAARGPGSFTGLRIGISIIKGLARAVSKPCAGVSSLDGIAFRFCHSQLPVCVMMDAKRNEVYTAVYQFQYGKLIQKSPEVVCLPSTAVDQAGVSALFVGSGSKVYRDMICRQTQGKAVFSYPAMDGISASALVISAVSDNGVFDFENHPLHPVYLRKSDAQIHFEGKTGA; from the coding sequence ATGTATCTTTTTGCTCTGAGCACGGCAGAGCAGGGCGCAAGCCTGGCCCTATTTGAGGATAATGTCCTGGTGTTCGAATCGAGCCTGTTTAACCGGCAAACCCATTCAAAAGGGCTTCTGCCGGTAATTGAACAGGCTGTTAACACCAGGCCCGGAATGACAATTGACCGGATAGACGGATTCATTGCAGCTAGGGGGCCCGGCAGTTTCACCGGCCTGCGAATTGGTATCAGCATAATCAAAGGACTGGCCAGGGCCGTATCAAAACCCTGCGCCGGGGTTTCCAGTCTTGACGGTATTGCATTCAGGTTCTGTCATTCACAACTGCCGGTATGCGTAATGATGGATGCTAAGCGCAATGAAGTCTATACTGCGGTCTATCAGTTCCAGTATGGTAAACTCATACAAAAAAGTCCGGAAGTGGTCTGTTTGCCATCGACGGCTGTTGACCAGGCCGGAGTCTCTGCGCTGTTTGTCGGATCAGGATCAAAGGTCTACCGGGACATGATCTGCAGACAGACCCAGGGCAAAGCTGTGTTTTCTTACCCGGCCATGGACGGGATCAGTGCCAGTGCACTGGTGATTTCCGCGGTATCGGATAACGGTGTGTTTGATTTTGAAAATCACCCCTTGCACCCCGTTTATCTAAGAAAATCCGATGCCCAGATCCATTTTGAAGGGAAAACAGGCGCTTGA
- a CDS encoding phosphatidylserine decarboxylase family protein has translation MDSSKWPAKAVLPIAMPGVKYVVAAILVTGMLFYLGCLKTGFLALLATVFITWFFRDPERMVPEDKDLMVSPADGKVIVVQRVAQCEYLEDPCQKVSIFMNVFNVHVNRIPFRGMIEKVQYHPGKFVNASFDKASVHNERNALVIKTDDDRRYACVQIAGLIARRIVNCVETSEYVHKGDRYGMIQFGSRLDLYLPMDFDVLVKPGDKTSAGTSVIGRMR, from the coding sequence ATGGATAGTTCTAAATGGCCGGCAAAGGCAGTTCTTCCCATTGCCATGCCAGGTGTTAAGTACGTCGTTGCAGCCATCCTTGTTACAGGGATGCTTTTTTATTTAGGGTGTCTGAAAACAGGGTTTCTGGCGCTGCTGGCCACTGTGTTTATTACCTGGTTTTTCAGAGATCCTGAACGTATGGTGCCTGAAGATAAAGATCTTATGGTATCTCCGGCAGACGGAAAGGTGATTGTTGTGCAGCGTGTTGCCCAATGCGAATACCTGGAAGATCCTTGTCAAAAGGTCAGTATTTTTATGAATGTATTCAATGTTCATGTCAATCGTATCCCTTTCAGAGGTATGATTGAAAAAGTTCAATATCATCCGGGTAAATTTGTAAACGCATCTTTTGATAAAGCAAGTGTTCACAATGAACGCAATGCACTGGTCATCAAAACGGATGATGACCGTCGTTACGCATGTGTTCAGATTGCAGGACTCATTGCCCGTCGTATTGTAAACTGCGTGGAAACCAGTGAGTATGTTCACAAAGGTGACCGCTACGGTATGATTCAATTTGGATCCCGCTTGGATCTTTACCTTCCCATGGACTTTGATGTCCTTGTTAAACCCGGGGACAAAACAAGTGCCGGAACTAGTGTTATCGGTCGTATGCGCTGA
- the greA gene encoding transcription elongation factor GreA: protein MDQIPVTKQGFTALKKELEKLKTVDRPEIIKAIEVARAHGDLSENAEYHAAKERQSFIEGRIGELSYKIGNAKVIDPATVTKDVVRFASRVLVENLDTEEEQEYMIVGEDEADIKKGKISVSSPLGSALIGKVPGDEAIVQAPGGKRIYEVVDIL from the coding sequence TTGGACCAGATACCTGTAACAAAACAAGGTTTCACGGCCTTGAAAAAAGAACTGGAAAAATTAAAAACAGTGGATCGTCCTGAGATAATTAAAGCCATTGAAGTGGCCAGGGCCCATGGCGACCTGTCTGAAAATGCTGAGTATCATGCTGCAAAGGAGCGCCAGTCTTTTATTGAAGGGCGGATCGGTGAGCTTTCATACAAGATCGGAAATGCCAAAGTCATAGATCCCGCCACTGTGACTAAGGATGTAGTCAGGTTTGCCAGCCGTGTTCTTGTTGAGAATCTGGATACTGAAGAAGAACAGGAATACATGATTGTCGGTGAAGATGAGGCTGATATTAAAAAAGGCAAAATTTCTGTATCTTCCCCCCTTGGTTCTGCTCTGATAGGAAAAGTACCCGGCGATGAAGCCATTGTCCAGGCACCGGGTGGAAAGCGCATTTATGAGGTTGTTGATATTCTTTGA
- the rpoZ gene encoding DNA-directed RNA polymerase subunit omega, whose product MARVTIEDCLKNVDNRFTLVHLAAKRVRQVREGADFLVPTSKNEDVVTVLREIAANRIVVKKNTEPDTE is encoded by the coding sequence GTGGCACGTGTAACTATTGAGGATTGTTTGAAAAATGTTGATAATCGCTTTACCCTTGTACATCTGGCAGCCAAACGGGTCCGCCAGGTCAGGGAGGGAGCGGACTTTCTTGTACCCACCTCTAAAAACGAAGACGTTGTAACCGTTCTGCGAGAAATTGCCGCCAACCGGATTGTTGTAAAAAAAAATACCGAGCCTGACACTGAATAA